DNA from Desulfonatronum sp. SC1:
CGAGCCCCTGTACCCAGCCCCTGTATCTGAGCCGGGAAATCAAGGCCGCCCATCTGCTGTACTTCGTGATCAAGGACCACCCCTTCTCCGACGGCAACAAGGGCATCGGCTCCTTCCTCTTCCTGCTCTACCTGCACCAGGAAGACATGGCCGCGCGAATCGGCGACGCGGGCCTGACCGCCCTGGCCCTGCTGGTGGCCGAAAGCCTGCTCGTGAACAAGGATCTGCTGGTTCGTCTGGTCGTCAACCTGCTGATGGAATCCTGAAAAACATGCCCCGCGCCAACTCTCGTAATCCTGCATCCGCCCTTCAGGTCAGGTTCTGGCGGGACCCGGATCTGCCGGGTGTCGAGGTGCGCTTCTCCAGCTACAATGAAGAGGCGTTTCGCAAACACACGCATGACGCCTACTCCGTCGGACTCATTGAAACGGGCCGCACCACGTTCTTCCTGGAAGGGGACGTGCATTCCGCCTCCGCCGGGCAGATGGCGCTCATCCCTCCGGGAGCTGTGCATGCCTGCAATCCTGATTTCGATTCCGAAATGGCCTACCGGATGTTCTACGTGGACGGAAGCTGGCTGACGGAGGCGGCGGAGGAGGTCCTCGGGACCGGAACCCCGTTGCCGGTCTTCAGGACTCCGGTCGTGGACGACCCGGAACTGTTCGCGGCTTGGCGCGACCTGCACCTGACCATCACCCGCGGCGCGGACAAGCTGGAGAAGCAGTCGCGGCTCGTCCAGTGTCTGTCCAGCCTGGTTGCCGGCCATGCCGTGCCCGGGCAGACCAGGGCGCCGGGGAAGGCGGCCGGGGTCGTGCATGCCATCCATGCCCATCTTGCCGCCCGTTTGGAGGAAAACGTCACACTGGACGATCTTTCCGCGCTCACCGGCCTCAGCCGTTTCCATCTGCTGCGCACCTATCAGGAGGAAGTGGGCCTTCCGCCCCATGCCCACCAGAACCAGCTCCGGGTAGACCGGAGCAAGGCGCTGTTGGCGAACGGAATGTCCATCAGCCGCGTGGCGGCCGAGACCGGGTTCGTGGACCAGAGTCACTTCACCCGCGTCTTCAAGCAGTTTACCGGGGCCACGCCGCGACAGTATCAGTCCGTCGGCCGCTGATCCGATCACCGCAATTCCGTACCAGACAGGCGAACCCCGCACAGGGTAGTCTCTGATCAACAAAGGAGGACGGAATGCAACTGTGGCAGCAGGCGATGATCGGATTGGCCCGTAGCAAGCGGGTGACGAGGGCAATGCAGGGGTCAACGGTGATGGGGGCCTTTTCCCAGCGGTTCGTGGGGGGAGAGGACGGGAAGGCCGCGATTGCCCGCGGCGGGAACCTGCGGGAATCCGGGATCAGCGCGTCCCTGTTCTACCTGGGAGAGTACGTGGAAGAACCAACGCTGGTGGACCGGAACGTCGCGGAACTGGAGGGCGTGGTTCCGGGTCTGGCCGAAGCGGGTCTGGACGTCCACGTTTCCGTGGACCCCACCCAGGCAGGCTCGATGATCTCCTGGGACCTCTGCCGGGAGAGGGTGACCGGCCTTGCCCGGACGGTTGCCGCGCAGACAGGCGGGCGGCTTCGGGCGGTCATGCTGGACATGGAGGATTCCTCGGTCACGGACCGCACCCTTGAACTCCACTCCGCCCTCCGGGACCAGTCGCTCCCCGCCGCGGTAACTGTCCAGTCCTACCTGCACCGGACCGAGGACGACCTCGATGATCTCGTCCGGTGCGGGGCCATGGTCCGGCTGGTCAAAGGCGCCTTTGCCGAACCGGCCGACAGGGCGTTCACCTCCAGGAAAGAG
Protein-coding regions in this window:
- a CDS encoding Fic family protein; translation: MKAAHLLYFVIKDHPFSDGNKGIGSFLFLLYLHQEDMAARIGDAGLTALALLVAESLLVNKDLLVRLVVNLLMES
- a CDS encoding AraC family transcriptional regulator, whose protein sequence is MPRANSRNPASALQVRFWRDPDLPGVEVRFSSYNEEAFRKHTHDAYSVGLIETGRTTFFLEGDVHSASAGQMALIPPGAVHACNPDFDSEMAYRMFYVDGSWLTEAAEEVLGTGTPLPVFRTPVVDDPELFAAWRDLHLTITRGADKLEKQSRLVQCLSSLVAGHAVPGQTRAPGKAAGVVHAIHAHLAARLEENVTLDDLSALTGLSRFHLLRTYQEEVGLPPHAHQNQLRVDRSKALLANGMSISRVAAETGFVDQSHFTRVFKQFTGATPRQYQSVGR
- a CDS encoding proline dehydrogenase family protein; the protein is MQLWQQAMIGLARSKRVTRAMQGSTVMGAFSQRFVGGEDGKAAIARGGNLRESGISASLFYLGEYVEEPTLVDRNVAELEGVVPGLAEAGLDVHVSVDPTQAGSMISWDLCRERVTGLARTVAAQTGGRLRAVMLDMEDSSVTDRTLELHSALRDQSLPAAVTVQSYLHRTEDDLDDLVRCGAMVRLVKGAFAEPADRAFTSRKERDRSYRRCIESLFSRRAREAGAYPVLGTHDHAMIAFASEVAARNKWPRDKWEVEMLYGVRPDYQWQLVEQGYSLRLYVPFGRDWWPYSIRRVGENPRNLWFVLRSLFH